Genomic segment of Panicum virgatum strain AP13 chromosome 2K, P.virgatum_v5, whole genome shotgun sequence:
TTTATTTTATGACAGTAGAAATATCAATGGCAACAAAACTTTCTTGTACTTATGAAACCTCCATGAAACTTCTTGCATTGGGATTCCTTGGCTGTTGCGCGTTGGCTGTGATACCTATGAAGTGCCTCCAGCAATGTTCCGTTGGCTAGTTCCCCTCTTTTATTGAATACAGATACACAGACTGAGCCAATAATATCCTGTGGAAACCACCAAAGTCTTCTGAAGCAGGAGGAAAGTCACGTGGACGGTTGGGTTAGGTGATCCTTACCTTTCTGGTTCCTCAGAGGCTCTCAAGGACAGGTTGCCTCTCCATCCTTTTAGTTCCTTGCTTCGTCTCTACTCCTAATCTTGATTAATGCCTTGCCTCTTTTTTGTACTCTCCTGCTGAAGCTTTCTGAAACCACTACATCACCATTTGTTTCTATCTAACATTTTGGGAGCACTGAGCTCTTCCAGCTTGCAGGGACGGAGTCTTCATCAAGGCTCTTTCTTCACCACAGGCAGCAATGGCGCCGGCAAATGGTGATGCTGCCGGACCAAGCTCCAGCCAGGATGGCTTGGTAGCCACCATGAAGAAGCGCAACAAGCCTCAGTGTAATCTCTCCTCATATAAAGAAGGGAAATTCTGTATTTTTATCTCCATCCGGAATTGTTGTAATTTGAGGACTGGGATTTTGCTCCCACGAACAGGATGTAGGAGCCTACCTTGTTTTCTTACAGATTGTCACCAAATACGGACTTGATGTACTGCAAACTGGAAAACTGCCTTTCTGTTTCCAGGATTAGAGGATCGTGAATTTGTATTCATAAAGCTAGAAGTAGCCTAAAAGTAATTTATTTAATGGTGTTATCTTAGTTGTTTAAATTTGAAACAAGTACTTATCTCAGTATATTCTGTTGATTTTGAAGATCATCCGTTTACTCAGCAGCAGCTTCCAGCTTGCAAGCCTATACTGGCGCCTCAGACAGTAAGTTCAATTGTCTAGTCATTGTACCTTATCTTTTAGTTCTTTCTCAACATGGTTTGGAAATTCAATATGTGATGATTATGTCTAACTAACTCCGAGTGATCAGGTTATCCCTGTACTTTTGTTTGTGGGCATAGTTTTTATCCCGATTGGCCTTGGTTGCATTGCTGCATCAAATAGGGTAAGTTTGAGCTGTGATGCACATTATATAATCTGTACTCTGAACCTGGTTCTCAAAAATCAAATTTGGTTTAACTTACTGCTTTTAAATAGGTTGTTGAAGTGATCTATCAATATGAAACTTCATGTGTACCACGATACATGATTGACAACAAAATTGCCTATATCCAAAATCCTTCTATAGATAAGACCTGCACAAGGATTCTCAAGGTAAACTGTTATCATCTGAAAGTAAAAAAAAGACTTGAAACATTTTCTGTTCTCAGTTGAAAGGGAGTTTTAATAGGATGGCAGACTACCCTTTGAATGTAGGTTCCTAAGGATATGAAGCAACCAATCTACATATATTATCAACTCGACAAGTTTTACCAGAACCATAGAAGGTAAAAACGTGGCTGCTATTTTTACTGACAAGGGAAGCTTTGTTGATCTTAGACAATTAGTATATTGAAGAAAAATATATTGGGAAGCACAGGTATCTGACGAGCCGCAGCGATGAACAGTTGAGAAGTCCTAATGAGGTCAACAACAGACAGTCATGCAAACCTGAAGCTACTGAGCATGGAAGCCCCGTCGTCCCCTGCGGACTCGTAGCTTGGAGCCTGTTCAACGACACGTACAGCTTCGCTCGTGGCAATGAGGTGCTGATGGTTCACAAGCGAGGCATTTCATGGAGGAGCGAAAGGGAGGACATTTTTGGGAAGCAGGTGTTTCCGAGGAATTTTCAGAATGGGACTCTGATTGGTGGGGGCACGCTTGACCCAAGAATACCTGTAAGTTCTGTGGGACTCAACAAAGACTTCCTTAACTTTTGGAGTTTTAGTCCTAACTTTCAGTATTTGCAAAGCCCTGATTCATATTTTGTGAGTTGTAATTACCTACATTTATATACAAACTTGAACAGCTGAGCAGGCAGGAAGACCTGATCGTCTGGATGCGAACCGCGGCGCTGCCAACGTTCCGGAAGCTGTACGGGAGGATCGAGGCGGACCTCCACGCCGACGAGCTGATCACGGTGACTCTGCAGAACAACTACAACACGTACAGCTTCGGCGGGAAGAAGACGCTGGTGCTGTCGACCGCCGGCGTGCTGGGAGGCAAGAACGACTTCCTCGGCCGCGGGTACGTGGTCGTCGGCCTCGCCTGCCTCGCGCTGGCGATGCTCCTGACGCTGCTCTGCCTCGCCTCCC
This window contains:
- the LOC120687060 gene encoding putative ALA-interacting subunit 4 translates to MAPANGDAAGPSSSQDGLVATMKKRNKPQYHPFTQQQLPACKPILAPQTVIPVLLFVGIVFIPIGLGCIAASNRVVEVIYQYETSCVPRYMIDNKIAYIQNPSIDKTCTRILKVPKDMKQPIYIYYQLDKFYQNHRRYLTSRSDEQLRSPNEVNNRQSCKPEATEHGSPVVPCGLVAWSLFNDTYSFARGNEVLMVHKRGISWRSEREDIFGKQVFPRNFQNGTLIGGGTLDPRIPLSRQEDLIVWMRTAALPTFRKLYGRIEADLHADELITVTLQNNYNTYSFGGKKTLVLSTAGVLGGKNDFLGRGYVVVGLACLALAMLLTLLCLASPLREEHLALRYPLSGRPAR